From the genome of Bifidobacterium asteroides, one region includes:
- a CDS encoding ABC transporter substrate-binding protein, translating to MKAIRKAAVAAIALATLSTVGLSACGSGSGGKDAKGKDGVTNIVMWHGFSEADGKTLKKIVENFNKSQKKYHIDAQLQPWSTIGETMVTKVTSGDGPDFVTTGADNGQGWSIDGTFQCVQDFYDDPSNETKNYLPNVTKQTEFIIDGKKQQCAVPMGYAPTTVWYNTDMWKAAGLTEQDYPKTWDQLLDVAKKLTKGDGSQYGMALSDSGWAAFMKGNGTGLYSTKGKVTINSEQNKAFLQKMREFYKGGYSKTGMDDTAARESFESGQSAMVIVGPWEDQAATDKGIKHDLFPVPNGDGTYVYPDGKKGSNTGCTGLYWWVTSQVKDEAKKKGIYAFFKYYNNHDNQVMWSLGSAYPPNNKTVTTDELSKRPLIAKVSENTDNSYIGIAGLKGGFADISSTLDSVTQNTARTDDDISASLSKASNKIQKYLDEYKAED from the coding sequence ATGAAGGCAATCAGAAAGGCTGCGGTAGCCGCGATCGCGCTCGCCACGCTCAGCACCGTGGGGCTCTCGGCCTGCGGTTCCGGCAGTGGTGGCAAGGATGCCAAGGGCAAGGACGGCGTTACCAACATCGTCATGTGGCACGGATTCTCCGAGGCCGATGGCAAGACTCTGAAGAAGATCGTCGAGAACTTTAACAAGTCCCAGAAGAAGTACCACATCGACGCCCAGCTGCAGCCCTGGAGCACCATCGGCGAGACCATGGTCACCAAGGTCACCTCGGGCGACGGCCCGGACTTCGTCACCACCGGCGCCGACAACGGCCAGGGCTGGTCCATAGACGGCACCTTCCAGTGCGTGCAGGACTTCTATGACGATCCCTCCAACGAGACCAAGAACTACCTGCCCAACGTGACCAAGCAGACCGAGTTCATCATCGATGGCAAGAAGCAGCAGTGCGCGGTTCCCATGGGCTACGCGCCCACCACCGTCTGGTACAACACCGATATGTGGAAGGCTGCCGGCCTGACCGAGCAGGATTATCCCAAGACTTGGGACCAGCTCCTGGATGTGGCCAAGAAGTTGACCAAGGGTGACGGTTCCCAGTACGGCATGGCCCTGTCCGACTCGGGATGGGCGGCCTTCATGAAGGGCAACGGCACCGGCCTGTACAGCACCAAGGGCAAGGTCACCATCAACTCCGAGCAGAACAAGGCCTTCCTGCAGAAGATGCGCGAGTTCTACAAGGGTGGTTACTCCAAGACCGGCATGGATGACACCGCTGCACGCGAGTCCTTCGAGTCCGGCCAGTCGGCCATGGTCATCGTCGGCCCCTGGGAGGACCAGGCAGCCACCGACAAGGGCATCAAGCACGATCTGTTCCCCGTGCCCAACGGAGACGGCACCTATGTCTACCCCGACGGCAAGAAGGGCTCCAACACCGGTTGCACCGGTCTGTATTGGTGGGTCACCTCGCAGGTCAAGGACGAGGCCAAGAAGAAGGGCATCTACGCCTTCTTCAAGTACTACAACAACCATGACAACCAGGTCATGTGGTCGCTGGGCTCCGCCTATCCGCCCAACAACAAGACCGTGACCACCGACGAGCTCTCCAAGCGCCCCCTGATCGCCAAGGTCTCCGAGAATACGGACAACTCCTACATCGGCATTGCCGGCCTCAAGGGCGGCTTCGCGGATATCTCGTCCACCCTGGATTCGGTGACCCAGAACACCGCCCGCACTGACGATGACATTTCCGCCTCGCTATCCAAAGCCTCCAACAAAATCCAGAAGTATCTGGATGAGTACAAGGCTGAGGACTGA
- a CDS encoding glycoside hydrolase family 43 protein, giving the protein MRRPKRIGRAIKALTALTAGLAVLLTGALGACSNQQPSASGTKAAATQEPKRVSVHDPSLVRSGKSYYVFGSHRAYARSTDLVNWTPFTNNLSRDYKKIFAQIWKDWPKQSSNPDVTGNMWAPDVYYNATMKKWCMYLSLNGAEHRSVIVLLTADRVDGDWTYAGPVVYSGFTRANYMHTDVPKVLGPDPKLDRYQSYTDTGINAIDACVKDDGQGGLWMSFGSWFGGIWMIRLDPKTGLRDYSTTYPTQANQSDAYYGHKLAGGFGNSGEGSALLHTNGHWYLFLSYGKLVQTGGYQMRMFRSDSITGPYLDQQGNPAIATSGEADNWTSETGIRLMGSYQWSGDKQGDIEVSQGGNTALHDKDGRDYVIYHTRFSDRKEEHQIRVRQLMPTADGWLVAAPYEYLGTKAGGPYSAKDQAGTYELVEHDPTIFFKGPRKVTDTHSTQYRGVVKAVDIHLEPGGQVTGARQGHWQVDDRGRLSMDLKEEDGTVSYQGVFARLPRDKDHRMVMTFSALGNNVCIWGSKR; this is encoded by the coding sequence ATGAGAAGACCCAAACGCATCGGACGGGCCATCAAGGCCCTGACTGCCCTGACGGCGGGTCTGGCGGTGCTGCTGACAGGGGCACTGGGCGCCTGCTCGAACCAGCAGCCGTCAGCCAGCGGCACAAAAGCCGCCGCCACCCAGGAACCCAAGCGCGTCTCGGTCCACGACCCCTCCCTGGTTCGCTCCGGCAAGAGCTACTACGTCTTCGGCTCGCACCGGGCCTATGCCCGCAGCACAGATCTGGTCAACTGGACCCCATTCACCAACAACCTGAGCCGCGATTACAAGAAGATCTTTGCCCAGATCTGGAAGGACTGGCCCAAGCAGTCCTCCAACCCGGACGTGACCGGCAACATGTGGGCGCCTGACGTCTACTACAACGCCACCATGAAGAAGTGGTGCATGTACCTGAGCCTGAACGGGGCCGAGCATCGTTCGGTCATCGTCCTGCTGACCGCCGACCGGGTGGACGGCGACTGGACTTATGCAGGACCAGTGGTCTACTCCGGCTTCACACGGGCCAATTACATGCACACCGACGTTCCCAAGGTGCTGGGCCCGGACCCGAAGCTGGACCGCTATCAGTCCTACACGGATACGGGCATCAATGCGATCGACGCCTGTGTCAAGGATGACGGGCAGGGGGGCCTGTGGATGAGCTTCGGCTCCTGGTTCGGCGGCATCTGGATGATCCGGCTGGACCCCAAGACCGGCCTGCGCGACTACTCCACCACCTACCCCACCCAGGCCAACCAGTCCGACGCCTACTACGGACACAAACTCGCCGGAGGCTTCGGCAACTCAGGCGAAGGATCGGCGCTGCTGCACACCAACGGCCACTGGTACCTCTTCCTCTCCTACGGCAAGCTGGTGCAGACTGGAGGCTACCAGATGCGGATGTTCCGCTCGGACTCCATCACCGGCCCCTATCTGGACCAGCAGGGCAACCCGGCCATCGCCACCAGCGGCGAGGCCGACAACTGGACCAGCGAGACAGGTATCCGCCTGATGGGCTCCTACCAGTGGAGCGGAGACAAGCAGGGCGACATCGAGGTCTCGCAGGGCGGGAACACGGCTCTGCACGACAAGGACGGCCGAGACTACGTGATCTATCACACCAGATTCTCCGACCGCAAGGAGGAGCATCAGATCCGCGTCCGGCAGCTGATGCCCACAGCAGACGGGTGGCTGGTGGCGGCCCCCTATGAATATCTGGGCACCAAGGCCGGCGGCCCATACAGCGCCAAGGACCAGGCCGGCACCTATGAGCTGGTGGAGCATGATCCGACCATCTTCTTCAAGGGACCGCGCAAGGTGACCGACACTCACAGCACCCAATACCGGGGCGTGGTCAAGGCTGTGGACATCCATCTGGAGCCCGGCGGCCAGGTGACCGGAGCACGCCAGGGCCACTGGCAGGTCGACGACCGGGGACGGCTGTCCATGGACCTCAAGGAGGAGGACGGGACCGTGAGCTACCAGGGGGTCTTCGCCCGGCTGCCCAGGGACAAGGATCACCGCATGGTCATGACCTTCAGCGCCCTGGGCAACAACGTCTGCAT
- a CDS encoding LacI family DNA-binding transcriptional regulator, whose amino-acid sequence MSLADSPGTGRGSTPTMKDVAQAAGVSVKTVSNVVNDYEFVSKATRGKVNKAIEELGYRVNVPARNLRLGFTGMISLAIPDLAMPYFAQLSSLVIEEAKKLGMRVLVEPTLYSREGEIEALHGSQRSMIDGLIYSPLELGMDDLDQLRVDYPLVVVGERIFSDQFDHVATENVEGAKHATAYLINTGCRRVAVIGTHPGEKLGSAALRLEGYRQGLEEAGLDYDPRLVAPSRMWHRIDGVNAMNALLDQGIVPDGVVALNDMLAAGVLHSIQMHGMSVPDDISVIGFDNSDDSQYLSPSLTSISPGLKAVARLSVRVLKDRINGVQPLNTKEGEHVFRKVSSSLVVRNSTRALPGNEIAV is encoded by the coding sequence ATGAGTTTAGCCGATTCCCCCGGCACAGGACGTGGTTCCACCCCGACTATGAAGGATGTGGCCCAGGCCGCAGGAGTGTCGGTCAAGACCGTCTCCAATGTGGTCAATGACTATGAATTCGTCTCCAAGGCTACTAGAGGCAAGGTCAACAAGGCCATAGAGGAGCTGGGCTACCGGGTCAATGTGCCGGCCAGAAACCTGCGGCTGGGCTTCACGGGGATGATCTCCTTGGCCATACCTGATCTGGCAATGCCTTACTTCGCTCAGCTCTCCTCCTTGGTCATCGAGGAGGCCAAGAAGCTGGGCATGCGGGTTCTGGTGGAGCCCACCCTCTACTCGCGCGAGGGTGAAATCGAGGCTCTGCACGGCTCCCAGCGATCCATGATCGACGGCCTCATCTACAGCCCGCTGGAGCTGGGCATGGACGATCTGGACCAGCTGCGGGTGGACTATCCTCTGGTGGTTGTGGGGGAGCGGATCTTCAGCGATCAGTTTGATCATGTGGCCACGGAGAACGTGGAGGGCGCCAAGCACGCCACCGCCTATCTGATTAACACTGGTTGCCGTCGGGTGGCGGTCATCGGCACCCATCCCGGCGAGAAGCTTGGTTCGGCTGCTCTTCGCTTGGAAGGGTACAGACAGGGTCTTGAGGAGGCCGGCCTGGACTACGATCCCCGGTTGGTGGCCCCATCGCGCATGTGGCATCGCATCGACGGGGTCAACGCCATGAATGCCCTGCTGGACCAGGGCATTGTCCCCGACGGGGTGGTGGCCCTGAACGACATGCTGGCGGCAGGGGTTCTGCATTCCATACAAATGCATGGCATGTCGGTGCCGGACGACATCTCGGTAATCGGTTTCGACAATTCCGATGATTCCCAGTATCTGTCGCCCTCGTTGACCAGCATCTCGCCCGGGCTCAAGGCCGTGGCCAGGCTCTCGGTCCGTGTTCTCAAGGACAGGATCAATGGGGTCCAGCCGCTGAACACCAAAGAGGGCGAGCACGTCTTCCGCAAGGTATCCTCCTCGCTGGTGGTCCGCAATTCAACCCGTGCCCTACCCGGAAACGAGATCGCCGTCTGA
- a CDS encoding family 43 glycosylhydrolase, translating to MSASQPQPLLGYDFSALAAGAKEANNTVTGSSFGPARILDADGRPTGAAKNDDALLFDGSTYVKLPDDILSGHASATVSIRVRNDRFNASGPWTYLWSLGGTGQQAVGSWTTSTHTSLYTSITSKANGQGETYLPASKNLPSDRFSTLTATIDGKNNMVRLYINGLQVAEGKATVNPAAFGDHRHNVIGQSRYPGIGDALFHGAVQSFAVYPQALNADQIVATLPSEDLGDLINQQAASLAVPAAVDGDFNLPVSTTVASVGWTSSAPGTVSVNAATGRAHVVPGKRDVPITLTARLQASKASRSSRDAKAIQQDYRLIVRGTSKDGQNAYSRVSVHDPSVVKAGGRYYVFGSHRAWARSTDLKHWEPFTNNLSRDYQRILDPVWKAWPKQSSNPDVTGNMWAPEVYYNATMKKWCMYLSLNGGGFPFQKSVIVLLTADDIEGDWSLVGPVVYSGFQKSNVEATDVPKVLGPNADLSRYASLTDTGINAIDACVKDDGQGGLWMSFGSWFGGIWMIRLDPKTGLRDYSTTYPTQANQSDAYYGHKLAGGFGNSGEGTALVRQGDWWYLMLSYGGLGQTGGYQMREFRSRSITGPYMDQNGKPAVYGRAMNDLDANRGLRIDSSFAQPGQDQVLTSQGGNALLIDEDRVFNVYHTRFVRAAGNLEEHQVRVKQMVQTPDGWLVMTPFEYRNPVGRVSSSQVVGDYQVVVHDPVRYYAGSGLLSPAIYRSVSVSLLAGGRLGGQVQGSWTATGGDLTIKVDSADPGTLLHGVYRARLGRQLDEQGHPVVFFSGLGGDVFTDAGADVSQAAGAAAIWGSRPLAGPKVQEEADGDSGHATVPAADSTRAPAGRSGKEGKAGRLPSAGSALSAPVAAASAALVLGLGALVFTAIRRAQG from the coding sequence ATGTCTGCCAGTCAGCCGCAGCCCCTGCTCGGCTACGATTTTTCAGCCCTTGCCGCAGGAGCCAAGGAGGCAAACAATACTGTCACAGGCTCATCCTTTGGCCCGGCCCGCATCCTGGATGCCGATGGCCGGCCGACAGGGGCGGCCAAGAACGACGATGCGCTCCTGTTCGATGGATCCACTTATGTCAAGCTTCCCGATGACATACTGAGCGGACACGCCAGCGCCACGGTGTCCATCCGCGTGCGCAACGACCGGTTCAACGCCTCAGGCCCCTGGACCTATCTCTGGTCGCTAGGGGGGACCGGTCAGCAGGCTGTCGGCTCCTGGACCACCTCCACCCATACCTCCCTGTACACCTCCATCACTTCCAAGGCCAACGGCCAAGGCGAGACATATCTGCCGGCATCCAAGAACCTGCCCAGTGACCGCTTCTCCACGTTGACCGCCACCATCGACGGCAAGAACAACATGGTTCGGCTCTATATCAACGGTTTGCAGGTGGCTGAGGGCAAGGCCACGGTCAATCCCGCCGCCTTTGGAGACCACCGCCACAACGTAATCGGCCAGTCCCGATACCCCGGCATAGGCGACGCCCTCTTCCATGGCGCAGTGCAGTCATTTGCCGTCTATCCGCAGGCCCTGAATGCCGACCAGATCGTCGCCACCCTGCCCTCGGAAGACCTTGGAGATCTGATCAACCAGCAGGCCGCATCACTGGCGGTTCCCGCAGCCGTAGACGGTGATTTCAACCTGCCGGTCTCAACTACTGTCGCCTCGGTGGGGTGGACCTCTTCTGCGCCTGGAACAGTCAGTGTCAATGCTGCCACCGGGAGGGCCCATGTGGTCCCCGGCAAGCGGGATGTCCCAATCACGCTGACGGCCCGGCTGCAAGCGAGCAAGGCCTCGAGGTCCTCCCGGGACGCTAAAGCCATCCAGCAGGACTACCGGCTTATTGTCAGGGGCACATCCAAGGACGGTCAGAACGCCTACTCGCGCGTCTCTGTGCATGACCCTTCCGTGGTCAAGGCCGGAGGGCGCTACTATGTCTTCGGCTCGCATCGGGCCTGGGCCCGCAGCACCGACCTCAAGCATTGGGAGCCATTCACCAACAATCTGAGCCGGGATTACCAGCGCATTCTGGATCCTGTCTGGAAGGCATGGCCCAAGCAGTCCTCCAACCCGGACGTGACCGGCAACATGTGGGCGCCTGAGGTCTACTACAACGCCACCATGAAGAAGTGGTGCATGTACCTGAGCCTGAACGGGGGAGGGTTCCCCTTCCAGAAGTCGGTCATCGTCCTGCTGACGGCCGACGACATCGAGGGGGACTGGAGCCTGGTGGGCCCAGTGGTCTACTCCGGCTTCCAGAAGTCCAACGTGGAGGCTACTGACGTTCCCAAGGTGCTGGGCCCCAATGCCGATTTGTCGCGTTATGCCAGCCTTACGGATACGGGCATCAATGCGATTGACGCCTGTGTCAAGGATGACGGGCAGGGGGGCCTGTGGATGAGCTTCGGCTCCTGGTTCGGCGGCATCTGGATGATCCGGCTGGACCCCAAGACCGGCCTGCGCGACTACTCCACCACCTACCCCACCCAGGCCAACCAGTCCGACGCCTACTACGGACACAAACTCGCCGGAGGCTTCGGCAACTCAGGCGAAGGCACCGCCCTGGTCCGTCAGGGTGACTGGTGGTATCTGATGCTTTCTTACGGCGGACTCGGGCAGACCGGGGGCTACCAGATGCGTGAATTCCGCTCCCGTTCCATTACCGGCCCCTACATGGACCAGAACGGCAAGCCGGCCGTCTATGGGCGTGCAATGAACGATCTGGATGCCAACCGGGGTCTGCGGATCGACTCCTCCTTCGCCCAGCCTGGACAGGACCAGGTGCTGACCTCCCAGGGAGGCAATGCGCTGTTGATTGACGAGGATCGCGTCTTTAACGTTTACCATACTCGCTTCGTGCGCGCTGCGGGCAACTTGGAGGAACATCAGGTCCGGGTCAAGCAGATGGTCCAGACCCCTGACGGATGGCTGGTCATGACGCCCTTCGAATACCGGAATCCGGTGGGCAGGGTCTCCTCCAGCCAGGTGGTCGGCGACTACCAGGTGGTGGTCCATGATCCGGTCCGTTACTATGCGGGATCCGGCCTGCTCAGCCCGGCAATCTACCGGTCCGTGTCAGTGAGCCTGCTGGCTGGCGGTCGGCTGGGCGGCCAGGTGCAGGGCTCTTGGACGGCGACTGGTGGCGATCTGACCATCAAGGTGGACTCGGCGGATCCGGGCACTCTGTTGCACGGCGTCTATCGGGCCAGGCTGGGCCGACAGCTTGATGAGCAGGGCCATCCGGTCGTCTTCTTCTCAGGATTGGGCGGCGATGTCTTCACCGATGCCGGTGCCGATGTCTCCCAGGCAGCAGGTGCCGCGGCCATCTGGGGCTCGCGTCCCCTGGCCGGTCCCAAGGTTCAAGAGGAGGCCGATGGCGATAGCGGTCATGCGACTGTTCCCGCCGCGGACTCCACTCGTGCACCTGCAGGTCGGTCCGGCAAGGAAGGCAAGGCCGGTCGTCTTCCCTCGGCCGGATCGGCCCTGTCGGCTCCCGTCGCAGCCGCATCCGCGGCCCTTGTCTTGGGTCTGGGCGCACTGGTGTTCACTGCCATTCGCCGAGCCCAAGGCTGA
- a CDS encoding family 43 glycosylhydrolase, with translation MGEDVLDGGRESGDGVALMCYTRRPTDRQEANNEDVALSMHLALRSRATGRWEPLNGGYGIFFAAAVPTKSVPDSARGACTAGAALPGEAAPQEGGHNPGLDAHQGEGSNADADGDDNVDDGQASQAAQELAVVPGQDLVLKSLIDPFLLPLRDGAFVILATRVARGGQSDGSQADSFLTALSPDLLTYRRLPQVHILGAHGVHRPRARLLDDGQGCRLYWDDDRGRLCTATVDDPTRMGMVADMKILEDDDSLVQGDPLSMDRRRALEEDCGMKGILAGNVVLIRADCERGLLERFGRIYNTGVKVDPVQVFRGDGLESARQAQARLLYSDGSAALRGVDWDQSQLDRLASDLALGRLNHGETRLIGGRVRQTAYPVPFARQRADPSIFRWSWRGRRLFMFIATEDADGNCVDPLNGHTHMPLRVADTIEGLSDQAGGHEKEVDLLRRGDRNSEGRVMTGCFWAPEIHLIGGRLSILFMPCFDGPRTNPDGTANDRAGKPDMWTGCCHIMQLRRDDQGRDLDPRQPENWDSPRPILRAEGTPLNPIQRISLDMTVLHDTGRWYYAWQQLGSVWIAAFDPARPDRLTSTPRQIIVPEFAWDNMIAEGPNAVIHDGLIFLIYSGSLVGIDYTTGLVTAPAGVGADLCDPGVWKKLDYPLQKSGKYNGHWQLGTGHGMWSQDEDGTMIYVFHNAEHDQDRYLGRDSQVRRVHWSAEGMPVLDMQTDEELDPTRATVTLEVRVL, from the coding sequence ATGGGTGAGGATGTTCTGGACGGTGGACGAGAATCTGGGGATGGGGTTGCGCTCATGTGCTACACCCGGCGTCCCACTGATCGGCAGGAGGCCAACAACGAAGATGTCGCTCTGAGCATGCACCTGGCCCTGCGATCGCGGGCGACCGGCCGTTGGGAGCCCCTGAACGGCGGCTACGGCATCTTCTTCGCTGCTGCTGTGCCCACCAAGTCTGTGCCGGATAGTGCCCGTGGGGCCTGCACGGCCGGGGCCGCCCTGCCAGGCGAGGCAGCACCGCAAGAGGGCGGGCACAACCCTGGACTGGACGCTCATCAAGGCGAAGGGTCCAATGCTGATGCTGATGGCGACGACAATGTCGACGATGGCCAGGCATCCCAGGCGGCCCAGGAACTGGCGGTGGTCCCAGGGCAGGATCTGGTCCTCAAGAGCCTGATCGACCCCTTCCTGCTGCCCCTGAGGGACGGCGCCTTCGTCATTCTGGCCACCAGGGTGGCCAGGGGCGGCCAGTCGGACGGCTCCCAGGCCGACTCCTTCCTGACGGCTCTTTCGCCGGACCTGCTGACCTACCGACGGCTGCCACAGGTCCATATCCTGGGCGCTCATGGGGTCCACCGGCCCAGGGCGCGGCTTCTGGACGATGGCCAGGGCTGCCGGCTTTACTGGGACGACGACCGCGGGCGGCTGTGCACGGCCACGGTGGACGACCCGACGCGGATGGGCATGGTGGCCGACATGAAGATCCTGGAGGATGACGATTCTCTGGTCCAGGGCGACCCCCTGTCCATGGACCGGCGGCGCGCCCTGGAGGAGGACTGCGGCATGAAGGGCATTCTGGCCGGCAATGTGGTGCTGATCCGCGCCGATTGCGAGCGTGGCCTGCTGGAACGGTTCGGCCGCATCTATAACACCGGCGTGAAAGTGGATCCGGTTCAGGTGTTCCGAGGCGACGGTCTGGAGTCGGCCCGGCAGGCCCAGGCACGGCTCCTCTACAGCGATGGGTCTGCCGCCTTGCGCGGGGTGGACTGGGATCAGAGCCAATTGGATCGTCTGGCCAGTGACCTGGCCCTGGGTCGTCTGAATCATGGAGAGACCAGGCTGATAGGCGGACGGGTCCGGCAGACGGCTTACCCGGTCCCCTTCGCTCGGCAACGTGCCGATCCCTCCATTTTCCGCTGGTCCTGGAGGGGCCGGCGCCTGTTCATGTTCATCGCCACCGAGGATGCGGATGGCAATTGCGTCGACCCCTTGAACGGGCACACGCACATGCCTCTACGGGTCGCTGACACCATCGAAGGCCTGAGCGATCAGGCCGGCGGTCATGAAAAGGAGGTGGACCTGCTGCGCAGGGGCGATCGCAACAGCGAAGGCCGAGTCATGACCGGCTGTTTCTGGGCCCCGGAGATCCATCTGATCGGAGGCAGGCTCTCCATCCTCTTTATGCCTTGCTTCGATGGTCCGCGGACCAACCCGGACGGGACCGCCAACGATCGGGCCGGGAAGCCGGACATGTGGACGGGCTGCTGCCATATCATGCAGCTGCGCCGCGACGACCAGGGCCGGGATCTGGACCCTCGCCAGCCTGAGAACTGGGACAGCCCCCGACCCATTCTGCGGGCCGAAGGCACCCCTCTCAACCCCATCCAGCGCATCAGCCTGGACATGACGGTCCTGCACGATACCGGCCGCTGGTATTACGCCTGGCAGCAGCTGGGCTCGGTCTGGATCGCCGCCTTCGACCCTGCCCGCCCCGACCGTCTGACCAGCACGCCACGCCAGATCATCGTCCCCGAGTTCGCCTGGGACAACATGATTGCTGAGGGGCCCAATGCCGTGATCCACGACGGCCTGATCTTCCTAATTTATTCCGGCTCCCTGGTGGGCATCGACTACACCACCGGACTGGTGACCGCGCCGGCCGGTGTTGGGGCCGATCTATGCGATCCCGGCGTGTGGAAGAAGCTGGACTACCCATTGCAGAAGTCCGGGAAGTACAATGGCCATTGGCAGCTGGGCACCGGCCACGGTATGTGGTCCCAGGACGAAGACGGCACCATGATCTACGTTTTCCACAATGCCGAGCATGACCAGGACCGCTACCTTGGCCGCGACAGTCAGGTACGACGGGTACATTGGTCCGCTGAGGGGATGCCCGTATTGGATATGCAAACGGATGAGGAGCTCGACCCCACCCGTGCCACGGTAACCTTGGAGGTTAGGGTCTTATGA
- a CDS encoding family 43 glycosylhydrolase, which yields MSAYHNPLVLQRADPWVIRHRNLYYFTASYPAYDRIILRAAARLDDLQAAPERTIWHKHESGPMSRYIWAPELHRINGAWYIYFAAAEEDFGSADLPTHRMYVLENTGKDPMDDEWIEKGQIHTPIDSFSLDATTAVIGGSQYLIWAQKDPVIEGNSNLYIARMANPWTLATDPVLLSKPEYDWECIDFKVNEGPAVMLHQGMIYLTYSASGTGVPYAVGMLTACEDADLLDPASWTKSDHPVFKTAEENHQYGPGHNCFTVSEDGSQDLMIYHARNYTHIEGDPLFDPNRHARVGLVTWTDHGPDFGRPLPDDRWTPTSRQILPPDGSH from the coding sequence ATGAGCGCATACCACAATCCCCTGGTACTCCAGCGGGCCGATCCCTGGGTCATCAGGCATAGGAACCTCTACTATTTCACTGCCTCCTACCCGGCCTACGACAGAATCATCCTGCGCGCCGCCGCCAGGCTGGACGACCTGCAGGCCGCCCCTGAGCGCACCATCTGGCACAAGCACGAGTCCGGCCCCATGAGCAGGTATATCTGGGCGCCCGAACTCCACCGGATCAATGGGGCTTGGTATATCTACTTCGCGGCTGCCGAGGAGGACTTCGGCTCCGCCGATCTGCCCACCCATCGCATGTATGTGCTGGAGAATACCGGCAAAGACCCCATGGATGACGAGTGGATCGAGAAGGGGCAAATCCACACCCCGATCGACTCCTTCTCCCTGGATGCCACCACAGCGGTGATCGGGGGCAGCCAGTACCTGATTTGGGCCCAGAAGGATCCAGTCATCGAGGGCAATTCCAATCTCTACATCGCCCGCATGGCCAATCCCTGGACCCTGGCCACTGATCCTGTCCTGCTCTCCAAGCCCGAATACGACTGGGAATGCATTGATTTCAAGGTCAACGAGGGCCCGGCTGTCATGCTTCACCAGGGCATGATCTACCTGACCTACTCGGCCTCGGGCACCGGGGTCCCTTATGCGGTGGGCATGCTGACCGCCTGTGAGGATGCCGACCTGCTGGATCCTGCCAGCTGGACCAAGAGCGATCACCCCGTCTTCAAAACGGCTGAGGAGAACCATCAGTATGGGCCCGGCCACAATTGCTTCACAGTCAGCGAGGATGGCAGCCAGGACCTGATGATCTATCATGCTCGCAACTACACACATATCGAGGGTGATCCCCTCTTCGATCCCAACCGCCATGCCAGGGTTGGACTGGTCACTTGGACCGACCATGGCCCGGACTTCGGACGACCGCTGCCTGATGATCGGTGGACCCCGACGAGCCGCCAGATCCTGCCTCCCGATGGCAGCCATTGA